The Pseudomonas berkeleyensis genome includes a region encoding these proteins:
- a CDS encoding arginyltransferase: MTELARLKFYATQPHPCSYLPEEQATTLFLDPSQPMDVLVYAELSEMGFRRSGDHLYRPHCQQCSACIPARIPAALFTPNRQQRRILKRNEDISVRSVRPVFSEEYYSLYVRYIEQRHADGDMYPPSRDQFSTFLVRDLPFSRFYEFRLQGRLVAIAVTDLLPNGLSAVYTFYDPAEERRSLGRFAILWQVGETARLGLEAVYLGYWIKNCRKMNYKTQYRPIELFVNQRWTLLT; encoded by the coding sequence ATGACCGAGCTGGCCCGCCTGAAGTTCTACGCCACTCAACCGCATCCATGCAGCTATCTGCCAGAGGAACAGGCGACCACCTTGTTCCTTGACCCCAGTCAGCCCATGGACGTGCTGGTCTATGCAGAACTCTCGGAAATGGGCTTTCGCCGCAGCGGCGACCACCTCTACCGTCCGCACTGCCAGCAGTGCAGTGCCTGCATCCCGGCACGCATTCCGGCCGCCCTGTTCACACCCAACCGCCAGCAACGGCGAATCCTCAAGCGCAACGAAGACATCAGCGTACGCTCCGTACGCCCGGTTTTCTCCGAGGAGTACTACTCGCTCTACGTGCGCTATATCGAGCAGCGCCATGCCGACGGCGACATGTACCCACCCAGTCGAGATCAGTTCTCCACCTTTCTGGTTCGCGACCTGCCCTTCTCGCGCTTCTATGAGTTCCGCCTGCAAGGTCGACTCGTCGCGATCGCCGTTACCGACCTTCTGCCAAACGGTCTCTCGGCGGTCTACACCTTCTATGACCCAGCTGAAGAGCGCCGCAGCCTTGGCCGCTTCGCTATCCTCTGGCAAGTCGGCGAGACCGCACGCCTGGGTCTGGAAGCCGTCTATCTTGGCTACTGGATCAAGAATTGCCGCAAGATGAACTACAAAACCCAGTACCGCCCGATCGAACTCTTCGTCAATCAGCGCTGGACGCTGCTCACCTAG
- the infA gene encoding translation initiation factor IF-1 yields the protein MSKEDSFEMEGTVVDTLPNTMFRVELENGHVVTAHISGKMRKNYIRILTGDKVRVELTPYDLSKGRITYRAR from the coding sequence ATGTCGAAAGAAGACAGCTTCGAAATGGAAGGCACTGTCGTCGACACCCTGCCCAACACCATGTTCCGCGTGGAGTTGGAAAACGGGCACGTCGTTACCGCGCACATCTCCGGCAAGATGCGCAAGAACTACATCCGCATTCTCACTGGTGACAAGGTGCGCGTCGAGCTGACACCTTATGACTTGAGCAAGGGTCGCATTACCTACCGCGCCCGTTAA
- the clpA gene encoding ATP-dependent Clp protease ATP-binding subunit ClpA, translating to MLNRELEVTLNLAFKEARAKRHEFMTVEHLLLALLDNEAAASVLRACGANLDKLRHDLQEFIDSTTPLIPQHDEERETQPTLGFQRVLQRAVFHVQSSGKREVTGANVLVAIFSEQESQAVFLLKQQSVARIDVVNYIAHGISKVPGHGDQHEHDQEMQDEEGGESSASSNPLDAYASNLNELARQGRIDPLVGREHEVERVAQILARRRKNNPLLVGEAGVGKTAIAEGLAKRIVDEQVPDLLADSVVYSLDLGALLAGTKYRGDFEKRFKALLNELRKRPHAILFIDEIHTIIGAGAASGGVMDASNLLKPVLSSGEIRCIGSTTFQEFRGIFEKDRALARRFQKVDVVEPSVDDTYGILKGLKARFEQHHHIEYSDEALRAAAELAARYINDRHMPDKAIDVIDEAGAYQRLQPEDKRVPRIEVAQVEDIVAKIARIPPKHVSSSDKELLRNLERDLKLTVFGQDAAIDSLATAIKLSRAGLKAPDKPVGSFLFAGPTGVGKTEAARQLAKAMGIELVRFDMSEYMERHTVSRLIGAPPGYVGFDQGGLLTEAITKQPHCVLLLDEIEKAHPEVFNLLLQVMDHGTLTDNNGRKADFRNVILIMTTNAGAETASRASIGFTQQDHSTDAMEVIKKSFTPEFRNRLDTIIQFGRLSHETIKSIVDKFLTELQAQLEDKRVTLEVSDAARSWLAERGYDVMMGARPMARLIQDKIKRPLAEEILFGELAEHGGVVHVDIKDGEPSFEFETAAEVA from the coding sequence ATGTTGAATCGAGAGCTCGAAGTCACCCTCAATCTGGCTTTCAAGGAGGCCCGTGCCAAGCGTCATGAATTCATGACGGTCGAACACCTGCTGTTGGCCTTGCTGGATAACGAGGCGGCAGCCAGTGTGCTGCGGGCCTGTGGGGCCAACCTCGACAAGCTACGCCACGATCTGCAGGAGTTCATCGACTCCACCACGCCGCTGATCCCTCAGCATGATGAAGAGCGCGAAACTCAGCCGACCCTGGGCTTTCAGCGCGTCTTGCAGCGTGCGGTGTTTCATGTGCAGAGCTCTGGCAAACGCGAAGTGACCGGCGCCAATGTGTTGGTGGCGATCTTCAGCGAGCAGGAAAGCCAGGCCGTGTTCCTGCTCAAGCAGCAGAGCGTGGCGCGTATCGATGTGGTCAATTACATTGCCCATGGCATTTCCAAGGTGCCGGGGCATGGCGATCAACATGAGCACGACCAGGAAATGCAGGATGAGGAGGGCGGCGAATCGTCTGCCTCAAGCAATCCGCTCGATGCTTATGCCAGTAATCTCAATGAATTGGCTCGTCAGGGGCGTATCGACCCGCTGGTCGGGCGTGAGCACGAGGTCGAGCGCGTAGCGCAGATTCTCGCGCGGCGCCGCAAGAACAACCCGTTGCTGGTGGGTGAGGCAGGTGTAGGCAAAACCGCTATTGCCGAAGGCCTGGCCAAGCGCATCGTCGATGAGCAGGTGCCTGATCTGCTGGCAGACAGCGTGGTCTATTCGCTCGACCTCGGCGCGTTGCTGGCCGGCACCAAATACCGTGGCGATTTCGAGAAGCGCTTCAAGGCGTTGCTCAACGAGCTGCGCAAGCGCCCGCACGCCATTCTGTTCATCGATGAGATCCACACCATCATCGGTGCGGGTGCGGCATCGGGCGGGGTGATGGATGCGTCCAATCTGCTCAAGCCGGTGCTGTCGTCTGGCGAGATCCGCTGCATCGGTTCGACCACCTTCCAGGAGTTTCGCGGCATCTTTGAAAAAGATCGCGCCCTGGCGCGGCGCTTCCAGAAGGTTGATGTTGTCGAGCCCTCCGTGGATGACACTTACGGCATTCTCAAAGGGCTCAAGGCGCGCTTCGAGCAGCATCACCATATCGAATACAGCGATGAAGCCTTGCGTGCCGCGGCCGAGCTGGCTGCGCGTTACATCAATGACCGGCACATGCCGGACAAGGCCATCGACGTGATCGACGAAGCGGGCGCGTACCAGCGTCTGCAGCCGGAGGACAAGCGCGTACCGCGTATCGAGGTGGCGCAGGTCGAGGACATCGTCGCCAAGATCGCGCGAATTCCGCCAAAACATGTCTCCAGTTCCGACAAAGAGCTGCTACGCAATCTGGAGCGTGACCTCAAGCTCACCGTGTTCGGTCAGGACGCTGCCATCGATTCGCTGGCAACCGCGATCAAACTGTCGCGTGCCGGGCTCAAGGCGCCAGACAAACCGGTCGGTTCCTTCCTGTTTGCCGGTCCTACTGGTGTCGGCAAGACCGAGGCCGCGCGGCAGTTGGCCAAGGCCATGGGTATCGAACTGGTACGCTTCGACATGTCCGAGTACATGGAGCGGCATACCGTCTCGCGTCTGATAGGTGCACCACCCGGCTATGTCGGTTTCGATCAGGGCGGCCTTTTGACCGAGGCGATTACCAAGCAGCCACATTGCGTGCTGCTGCTCGATGAAATCGAGAAGGCGCATCCGGAAGTCTTCAACTTGCTCCTGCAAGTGATGGATCACGGTACGCTGACCGACAACAACGGGCGCAAGGCGGATTTCCGCAACGTGATCCTGATCATGACCACCAACGCCGGCGCGGAAACTGCGTCGCGTGCCTCGATCGGCTTCACCCAGCAGGATCACTCCACCGATGCCATGGAAGTCATCAAGAAGAGCTTCACGCCGGAGTTCCGCAACCGTCTGGACACCATCATCCAGTTTGGTCGTCTCAGTCACGAAACCATCAAGAGCATCGTCGACAAGTTCCTCACCGAACTACAGGCGCAGCTGGAAGACAAGCGTGTCACGCTGGAAGTCAGCGACGCGGCGCGCAGCTGGCTGGCCGAGCGCGGCTACGATGTGATGATGGGGGCCAGACCGATGGCACGCCTGATCCAGGACAAGATCAAGCGTCCGCTGGCGGAGGAAATCCTCTTTGGCGAACTGGCCGAGCATGGCGGCGTGGTGCACGTCGACATCAAGGATGGCGAGCCAAGCTTCGAGTTCGAGACGGCGGCGGAGGTCGCCTGA
- the clpS gene encoding ATP-dependent Clp protease adapter ClpS, with translation MHASSQIRLTFNQDRPAEHEDDSSGVAVQESKPALQAPPMYKVVLFNDDYTPMDFVVEVLETFFGMNRELATKIMLAVHTEGRAVCGVYTRDIAETKAMQVNQYARESQHPLLCEIEKDG, from the coding sequence ATGCATGCAAGTAGCCAGATTCGACTAACATTCAATCAGGATCGCCCGGCAGAGCATGAGGATGATTCCTCTGGTGTTGCTGTTCAGGAATCCAAGCCAGCATTGCAGGCACCACCGATGTACAAGGTGGTCTTATTCAATGACGACTACACCCCGATGGATTTCGTCGTCGAAGTGCTTGAAACCTTTTTCGGCATGAATCGGGAGCTGGCGACCAAGATCATGCTGGCCGTCCATACAGAAGGGCGTGCGGTGTGTGGTGTTTACACCCGCGATATTGCGGAGACCAAGGCAATGCAGGTCAACCAGTACGCGCGAGAGAGCCAGCATCCGCTACTCTGTGAAATAGAGAAGGACGGTTAA
- the cspD gene encoding cold shock domain-containing protein CspD — protein sequence MLSGKVKWFNNAKGYGFILADGRDEDLFAHYSAIQMEGYKTLKAGQPVRFEIVQGPKGLHAVNISAATTSQEVPAAVSVQQNAASTAEA from the coding sequence ATGCTCAGCGGTAAGGTCAAGTGGTTCAACAACGCCAAAGGCTACGGATTCATCCTGGCCGACGGCCGAGATGAGGACCTGTTCGCCCACTACTCGGCCATCCAGATGGAAGGTTATAAAACGCTCAAAGCCGGCCAGCCGGTTCGCTTCGAGATCGTGCAAGGCCCCAAAGGCCTGCATGCGGTCAACATCAGTGCCGCCACCACCAGCCAGGAAGTTCCTGCCGCTGTATCGGTGCAACAGAACGCCGCGAGCACTGCCGAAGCCTGA
- the icd gene encoding NADP-dependent isocitrate dehydrogenase, producing the protein MGYQKIQVPASGDKITVNADMSLNVPNNPIIPFIEGDGIGVDISPVMIKVVDAAVEKAYGGARKISWMEVYAGEKATQVYDQDTWLPKETLEAVRDYVVSIKGPLTTPVGGGIRSLNVALRQELDLYVCLRPVRWFEGVPSPVKKPGDVDMVIFRENSEDIYAGVEWKAGSPEAEKVIKFLTEEMGVKKIRFTDMCGIGIKPVSEAGTKRLVRKALQYAVDNDRGSVTLVHKGNIMKFTEGAFKEWGYEIAREEFGAELLDGGPWMQFKNPKTGKNIVVKDVIADAMLQQILLRPAEYDVIATLNLNGDYLSDALAAEVGGIGIAPGANLSDSVAMFEATHGTAPKYAGQDKVNPGSVILSAEMMLRHMGWPEAADLIIKGTNGAIAAKTVTYDFERLMDGATLVSCSGFGDAMIKHM; encoded by the coding sequence ATGGGATACCAAAAGATCCAGGTGCCAGCTAGCGGTGACAAAATCACCGTTAATGCCGATATGTCGCTGAATGTTCCGAACAACCCGATCATCCCGTTCATCGAGGGTGATGGCATCGGCGTCGATATTTCCCCGGTGATGATCAAGGTCGTCGATGCCGCCGTCGAGAAAGCCTATGGCGGCGCGCGCAAGATTTCCTGGATGGAGGTCTACGCCGGAGAGAAGGCCACTCAGGTTTATGACCAGGACACCTGGCTGCCGAAAGAAACCCTCGAGGCCGTGCGTGATTACGTCGTTTCGATCAAGGGCCCGCTGACCACGCCTGTTGGCGGTGGTATTCGCTCACTCAACGTGGCCTTGCGCCAGGAACTGGACCTTTACGTCTGCCTGCGTCCGGTGCGCTGGTTCGAAGGCGTACCCAGTCCGGTGAAAAAACCGGGTGACGTGGATATGGTGATCTTCCGCGAAAACTCCGAAGACATTTACGCCGGTGTCGAGTGGAAGGCCGGCAGCCCGGAAGCGGAGAAGGTCATCAAGTTCCTCACCGAGGAAATGGGCGTCAAGAAGATCCGCTTCACCGATATGTGCGGTATCGGCATCAAGCCGGTTTCCGAAGCGGGCACCAAGCGCCTGGTACGCAAGGCGTTGCAGTACGCGGTGGATAACGACCGTGGCTCGGTGACCCTGGTGCACAAGGGCAACATCATGAAATTCACCGAGGGGGCCTTCAAGGAGTGGGGCTACGAGATCGCGCGCGAAGAGTTCGGCGCCGAACTGCTCGACGGCGGGCCCTGGATGCAGTTCAAGAACCCCAAGACCGGCAAGAACATCGTGGTCAAGGATGTGATCGCGGACGCCATGCTGCAGCAGATCCTGTTGCGCCCGGCCGAATATGACGTGATCGCCACGCTCAACCTGAATGGTGACTACCTGTCCGATGCTCTGGCGGCCGAAGTGGGCGGCATCGGCATTGCGCCGGGCGCCAACCTGTCCGACTCGGTGGCCATGTTCGAGGCGACCCACGGTACGGCGCCGAAATATGCCGGCCAGGACAAGGTCAACCCGGGATCTGTCATTCTCTCTGCTGAAATGATGCTGCGCCACATGGGCTGGCCAGAGGCTGCGGATCTGATCATCAAGGGCACCAATGGCGCTATTGCCGCCAAGACCGTGACCTATGACTTCGAGCGTCTGATGGACGGTGCGACCCTGGTGTCGTGCTCCGGATTCGGCGATGCGATGATCAAGCACATGTAA
- a CDS encoding NADP-dependent isocitrate dehydrogenase: MSTPSKIIYTFTDEAPALATYSLLPIVEAFAASADISVETRDISLAGRILASFADRLDADKRIDDDLAKLAELTLQPDANIIKLPNISASVPQLKAAIAELQAQGYSIPDFPEDPQSEEDKEVRARYAKVLGSAVNPVLREGNSDRRAPAAVKAYARKHPHSMGKWSMASQSHADYMRGGDFFSSEQSITMAKAGDVRIEFVSKDGKVEVKKTLPLQDGEVLDSMFMSCNKLRAFFEKTLQDCKETGVMWSLHVKATMMKVSHPIVFGHAVSVYYKDVFDKYGDLFKELGVNPNNGISSVYDKIKSLPASQQEEILHDIHEVYAHRPEMAMVDSVKGITNLHIPSDVIVDASMPAMIRNSGQMWGKDGKQKDTKAVMPESTYARIYQEMINFCKTNGAFDPTTMGSVPNVGLMAQKAEEYGSHDKTFEMTADGTMRVVAADGTVLMQHEVEAGDIWRACQTKDAPIRDWVKLAVTRARQSGTPAIFWLDPERAHDRELQKKVELYLKDHDLSGLDIRMMGYNEAIRVSMERMIRGQDTISVTGNVLRDYLTDLFPIMELGTSAKMLSIVPLMAGGGMYETGAGGSAPKHVQQLVEENYLRWDSLGEFLALAVSLEETGIKTNNAKAKVLGKTLDQATGKLLDNNKSPARKVGEIDNRGSHFYLALYWAQALAAQDEDAALKAQFAPLAKQLTEQEATIVGELAAVQGKPAEIGGYYRSNPELTSKVMRPSATFNAALAALNA; the protein is encoded by the coding sequence ATGTCCACCCCTTCGAAGATCATCTACACCTTCACCGACGAAGCTCCGGCCCTCGCTACCTACTCGCTTCTGCCCATTGTAGAAGCCTTTGCCGCCTCGGCTGACATCTCCGTCGAAACCCGCGACATCTCTCTTGCTGGACGGATCCTGGCAAGCTTTGCCGACCGTCTGGATGCCGACAAGCGCATCGATGACGACCTGGCCAAACTGGCCGAGCTGACCCTGCAGCCGGATGCCAACATCATCAAGCTGCCCAACATCAGTGCCTCCGTTCCGCAGCTCAAGGCAGCCATCGCCGAACTGCAAGCCCAGGGCTACAGCATCCCCGATTTCCCGGAAGATCCGCAGAGCGAAGAAGACAAAGAAGTTCGCGCCCGCTACGCCAAGGTACTGGGCAGCGCCGTGAATCCGGTTCTGCGCGAAGGCAACTCCGACCGCCGCGCCCCGGCCGCGGTCAAGGCCTATGCCCGCAAGCACCCGCACAGCATGGGCAAATGGAGCATGGCTTCGCAGTCCCACGCCGACTACATGCGTGGCGGCGACTTCTTCTCCAGCGAGCAGTCGATCACCATGGCCAAAGCCGGTGACGTACGCATTGAATTCGTCAGCAAGGACGGCAAGGTAGAGGTGAAGAAAACCCTGCCCCTGCAAGACGGCGAAGTGCTGGACAGCATGTTCATGAGCTGCAACAAGCTGCGCGCCTTCTTCGAGAAGACCCTGCAGGACTGCAAGGAAACCGGCGTGATGTGGTCCCTGCACGTCAAGGCGACCATGATGAAGGTCTCCCACCCGATCGTCTTCGGCCACGCGGTCAGCGTTTACTACAAAGACGTGTTCGACAAGTACGGCGACCTATTCAAGGAACTGGGCGTCAATCCGAACAACGGCATCAGCAGCGTCTACGACAAGATCAAATCCCTGCCGGCCTCGCAGCAGGAAGAAATCCTGCATGACATCCACGAGGTCTATGCCCATCGCCCGGAAATGGCCATGGTCGACTCGGTCAAGGGCATCACCAACCTGCACATCCCGAGTGACGTGATCGTCGACGCCTCCATGCCGGCGATGATCCGCAACTCCGGTCAGATGTGGGGCAAGGACGGCAAGCAGAAAGACACCAAGGCCGTCATGCCTGAGAGCACCTACGCTCGCATCTACCAGGAAATGATCAACTTCTGCAAAACCAACGGCGCCTTCGACCCAACCACCATGGGCAGCGTACCGAACGTCGGCCTGATGGCGCAGAAAGCCGAAGAGTACGGCTCCCACGACAAGACCTTCGAAATGACCGCCGACGGTACCATGCGCGTCGTCGCTGCCGATGGCACCGTGCTGATGCAGCATGAAGTCGAAGCTGGCGATATCTGGCGCGCCTGCCAGACCAAGGACGCGCCGATTCGCGACTGGGTCAAGCTGGCCGTTACCCGCGCCCGCCAATCCGGCACCCCGGCCATCTTCTGGCTGGATCCGGAGCGCGCTCACGACCGCGAACTGCAAAAGAAAGTCGAGCTGTACCTCAAGGATCACGACCTGAGCGGTCTGGATATCCGCATGATGGGCTACAACGAAGCCATCCGCGTCTCCATGGAGCGCATGATTCGTGGCCAGGACACCATCTCGGTGACCGGCAACGTGCTGCGTGACTACCTGACCGACCTGTTCCCGATCATGGAGCTGGGCACTTCGGCCAAGATGCTGTCCATCGTTCCGCTGATGGCCGGTGGCGGCATGTACGAAACCGGCGCCGGCGGTTCGGCTCCGAAACACGTACAGCAACTGGTAGAAGAGAACTACCTGCGCTGGGATTCCCTGGGCGAGTTCCTGGCCCTGGCCGTCTCGCTGGAAGAAACCGGCATCAAGACCAACAACGCCAAGGCCAAGGTACTGGGCAAGACCCTGGATCAAGCCACCGGCAAGCTGCTGGACAACAACAAGTCCCCGGCGCGCAAGGTTGGCGAAATCGACAACCGTGGTAGCCACTTCTACCTGGCACTGTACTGGGCGCAAGCCCTGGCCGCCCAGGACGAAGATGCAGCGCTGAAAGCGCAATTCGCGCCGCTGGCCAAGCAGCTCACCGAGCAGGAAGCCACCATCGTTGGCGAACTGGCCGCCGTACAAGGCAAGCCGGCCGAAATCGGTGGTTACTACCGCTCCAACCCTGAGCTGACCAGCAAGGTGATGCGCCCAAGCGCTACCTTCAACGCCGCTCTGGCTGCGCTGAACGCCTGA
- a CDS encoding NUDIX hydrolase produces the protein MEWQPHITVATVIEDQGRFLFVEEFKASRLVLNQPAGHLEANESLREAALRETLEETGWDVELTGLLGIYLYTAPSNGVTYQRVCFSARPVHHDPQRELDTDISGISWLTRDELAAQPERWRSELVLRCVDDYLAGISGSLELLR, from the coding sequence ATGGAGTGGCAACCCCATATCACCGTGGCCACGGTCATCGAAGACCAGGGCCGCTTTCTGTTCGTCGAAGAATTCAAAGCCAGCCGCCTGGTACTCAACCAACCAGCCGGGCACCTGGAAGCCAATGAATCGCTACGCGAGGCCGCGCTGCGCGAAACCCTCGAGGAAACGGGCTGGGATGTCGAGCTGACCGGCCTGCTCGGCATCTACCTTTACACGGCGCCGAGCAATGGCGTCACTTACCAACGCGTGTGCTTCAGCGCCCGCCCCGTGCACCACGACCCGCAGCGCGAGCTGGACACCGACATCAGCGGTATCAGCTGGCTAACCCGTGATGAACTGGCCGCTCAACCCGAGCGCTGGCGCAGCGAGCTGGTATTGCGTTGCGTGGACGACTACCTGGCCGGTATCAGCGGATCGCTGGAGCTGCTGCGATAA
- a CDS encoding tripartite tricarboxylate transporter permease, protein MEGLLYEILMALALGLFGAVLFSAIGLVSGTDETTTLAPLTLLVVMLGAPPAGILTFFLAGAVAKHMTHAVPTALLGIPGDTMATALIGDANYLRRLGVPHVALRKMITGGALAALIAVPLSVLFAVLLAPFGDVIKQFAPWVFLCAAFAIAYFSAGRWASVLALLPFVLVIVALQSLTAQYDVKLAVSYFLGIAVAPLIASLFSLLAPVEREKMRRDGFRVFSLAPDMKSWKGYFPNPLRVINKRQRRMTAMAASVTSATFVFSPVAMTVIMGEVIGARIKQAYERLTTVITARNGVTESTYIAEALIPLIAFGLPLSPVAAGPAAPLFNAPPRFTVDSATGEVNNLHNLLNYWEFFGYGMLAVVIAILIAYPFSMSFAHRAASFVFRKISHEAVISTFIGLALVVGIWEGGLLGVLVVVTIGLLGGFLARFLGFNIGVQFMGYYTAVLSVPAMLALLR, encoded by the coding sequence ATGGAAGGGCTGCTCTACGAAATCCTGATGGCTTTGGCGCTTGGCTTGTTCGGCGCGGTGCTGTTCTCTGCGATCGGCCTGGTCTCAGGAACCGATGAAACCACGACCCTGGCTCCCCTTACCCTGTTGGTCGTGATGCTCGGGGCGCCGCCGGCCGGCATTCTCACCTTCTTCCTGGCTGGTGCGGTCGCCAAGCATATGACCCACGCGGTGCCGACAGCTCTGCTGGGAATTCCCGGCGACACGATGGCGACTGCGCTCATCGGTGACGCCAACTACTTGCGCCGGCTCGGCGTGCCTCACGTGGCCTTGCGCAAGATGATCACTGGCGGCGCGCTGGCCGCTCTGATCGCCGTACCGTTGTCGGTGCTGTTCGCGGTGTTGCTGGCGCCATTCGGCGATGTGATCAAGCAGTTCGCGCCTTGGGTTTTCCTCTGTGCGGCCTTCGCCATCGCTTATTTTTCGGCTGGCCGCTGGGCCTCGGTGCTGGCGTTGCTGCCGTTCGTGCTGGTCATCGTTGCCTTGCAGTCACTGACGGCTCAATACGACGTCAAGCTGGCTGTCAGCTATTTCCTCGGTATTGCAGTCGCACCGCTGATTGCCTCACTGTTCTCGCTGTTGGCGCCGGTCGAGCGCGAGAAGATGCGCCGTGACGGGTTTCGGGTCTTTTCCCTGGCTCCGGACATGAAAAGCTGGAAAGGCTACTTTCCCAATCCGTTGCGGGTGATCAACAAGCGCCAGAGGCGCATGACCGCGATGGCTGCCAGTGTCACCAGTGCCACCTTCGTCTTCAGCCCAGTGGCCATGACCGTGATCATGGGCGAGGTGATCGGCGCACGTATCAAGCAGGCATACGAGCGACTGACCACCGTGATTACCGCGCGCAATGGCGTAACCGAATCGACCTATATCGCGGAAGCGCTCATTCCCCTGATTGCCTTCGGTCTACCGCTCAGCCCGGTAGCCGCAGGGCCAGCTGCGCCGCTGTTCAACGCGCCGCCGCGATTTACCGTGGATAGCGCGACTGGCGAGGTCAATAACCTGCACAATCTGTTGAATTACTGGGAGTTCTTCGGCTACGGCATGTTGGCGGTGGTTATCGCCATCCTGATCGCCTATCCCTTTTCCATGAGCTTTGCTCACCGGGCTGCGTCCTTCGTGTTCCGCAAGATCAGTCACGAGGCGGTGATTTCCACCTTCATCGGGTTGGCACTGGTCGTGGGTATCTGGGAGGGCGGCCTGCTGGGGGTACTGGTGGTCGTCACCATCGGCTTGCTTGGTGGTTTCCTGGCGCGCTTCCTGGGTTTCAATATCGGCGTGCAATTCATGGGGTACTACACGGCGGTGCTGAGCGTTCCGGCGATGTTGGCTCTGTTGAGGTGA
- a CDS encoding hydroxymethylglutaryl-CoA lyase: protein MTMDAVKLVEVGARDGLQNEAQALPVEIRVELIERLAAAGLRTLEAGAFVSPRWVPQMAGSDEVLRRLGRRPGVTYTALVPNLKGLDAALEVDCREVAVFAAASEAFSQKNINCSIDESLQRFQPVLAKAAEQGVAVRGYVSCVLGCPFSGDVPVVDVVRVARELYAMGCYEISLGDTIGRGTPGSTRRLVEACASEVPITALAGHFHDTYGMAVANVQAALEAGVRVFDSSISGLGGCPYSPGATGNVATEELVYLFQGQGVATGVDLPALLEAGAFIDKALGKASASRVATALRSRASNQ, encoded by the coding sequence ATGACCATGGATGCAGTGAAGCTGGTCGAGGTCGGTGCACGTGACGGCCTGCAGAACGAGGCCCAGGCGCTACCAGTGGAGATACGCGTGGAGCTGATCGAGCGTCTGGCCGCAGCTGGATTGCGAACCCTGGAGGCAGGTGCTTTCGTCTCGCCGCGCTGGGTTCCGCAGATGGCCGGCTCCGATGAGGTACTGCGACGACTTGGACGGCGCCCAGGGGTTACCTACACGGCGCTGGTTCCTAACCTCAAGGGGCTGGATGCTGCGCTGGAGGTCGATTGCCGGGAGGTCGCCGTGTTCGCGGCGGCATCCGAGGCGTTCTCGCAGAAGAACATCAACTGTTCCATCGATGAAAGCCTGCAGCGCTTCCAGCCTGTGCTTGCCAAAGCCGCAGAGCAGGGCGTAGCGGTACGTGGCTACGTTTCCTGCGTGCTGGGTTGCCCGTTCAGCGGTGATGTGCCGGTGGTCGATGTGGTTCGAGTCGCCCGTGAGCTGTATGCCATGGGCTGCTACGAGATCAGCCTGGGCGACACCATCGGCAGAGGTACACCAGGTAGCACCAGGCGGCTCGTGGAGGCCTGCGCCAGCGAGGTGCCTATCACGGCGTTGGCCGGGCACTTTCATGACACCTACGGCATGGCAGTCGCCAACGTCCAGGCTGCTCTGGAGGCTGGTGTGCGGGTGTTCGACAGCTCGATTTCCGGGCTGGGCGGTTGCCCTTACTCACCAGGCGCCACTGGCAACGTGGCAACCGAAGAGTTGGTCTACCTGTTCCAGGGCCAGGGAGTGGCGACCGGTGTGGATCTTCCTGCACTGCTCGAAGCAGGGGCCTTTATCGATAAGGCATTAGGCAAAGCCTCGGCCTCACGGGTGGCGACTGCTTTGCGCAGCAGGGCGTCCAATCAGTGA